In Nocardioides conyzicola, one genomic interval encodes:
- a CDS encoding NAD(P)-dependent alcohol dehydrogenase — protein MNDGYRALTMVQPGEPWVEVARESADLRPGEVRVEVRGVGVNYHDYANALGFIPGPLPRVPMTDGAGVVAEVGPGVTDWAVGDRVISTFYPQWQGGPITPELVSEVPGDTHDGWLQERRTCRADELVATPPHLDDVEAASLPCAATTAWSSLELGGIGPGSVVVAMGTGGVSLFVLQLAKARGARVILLSSSDDKLAVAATLGADHLVNYTTHPDWHLQVHELTEGTGADLVVDVAGEQTLPSSIRAVRYGGTVAVVGVVSGMGSAELPITHVMLRNIRVAGVTVGSVADHRAMAAAVAVAGIHPHLSHTFDWREAEAAIALVAAAGHLGKVGLVVPPSS, from the coding sequence ATGAACGACGGCTATCGCGCGCTGACGATGGTGCAGCCCGGCGAGCCGTGGGTCGAGGTCGCACGGGAGAGTGCGGACCTGCGGCCCGGCGAGGTCCGGGTCGAGGTCCGCGGAGTCGGGGTCAACTACCACGACTACGCCAACGCGCTCGGCTTCATCCCCGGTCCGCTTCCGCGGGTGCCGATGACCGACGGGGCCGGCGTCGTCGCCGAGGTCGGACCGGGTGTCACGGACTGGGCGGTCGGGGACCGGGTGATCAGCACCTTCTACCCGCAGTGGCAGGGCGGTCCGATCACACCGGAGCTCGTCAGCGAGGTCCCGGGTGACACCCATGACGGCTGGCTCCAGGAGCGACGGACCTGCCGGGCGGACGAGCTCGTGGCCACCCCGCCGCACCTGGACGACGTGGAGGCCGCGAGCCTGCCGTGCGCGGCGACCACCGCGTGGAGCTCGCTCGAGCTCGGCGGCATCGGGCCCGGCAGCGTGGTCGTCGCGATGGGCACCGGTGGCGTCTCGCTCTTCGTGCTGCAGCTGGCCAAGGCGCGCGGCGCCCGGGTGATCCTGCTCAGCTCGTCCGACGACAAGCTCGCGGTCGCAGCGACGCTCGGCGCGGACCACCTGGTCAACTACACGACCCACCCCGACTGGCACCTGCAGGTCCACGAGCTCACCGAGGGCACCGGTGCGGACCTGGTGGTCGACGTCGCCGGCGAGCAGACCCTGCCGAGCTCGATCCGGGCCGTCCGGTACGGCGGGACCGTCGCGGTCGTCGGCGTGGTCAGCGGCATGGGCTCGGCGGAGCTCCCGATCACCCACGTCATGCTCCGCAACATCCGCGTCGCCGGCGTCACCGTCGGCAGCGTCGCCGACCACCGCGCCATGGCCGCCGCCGTCGCGGTGGCCGGGATCCACCCGCACCTGAGCCACACCTTCGACTGGCGCGAGGCCGAGGCCGCCATCGCCCTGGTCGCCGCCGCGGGCCACCTCGGCAAGGTCGGGCTCGTCGTACCGCCATCCAGCTGA
- a CDS encoding STAS domain-containing protein — MNLFSALALHSPHAHLVLKGELDAFSAIRLQDRLDEAVSSGCFSFDVDLDAVSFVDAGGLSLLVRLRNSVMPHGGAVSVVAASGRFRKVARIAGLGHAFDLHLLPDDSAAPRLESVG, encoded by the coding sequence ATGAACCTCTTCTCAGCACTCGCTCTCCATTCGCCCCATGCGCACCTCGTCCTGAAGGGCGAGCTCGATGCCTTCAGCGCGATCCGGCTGCAGGACCGCCTCGACGAGGCGGTCTCTTCCGGTTGCTTCTCGTTCGACGTCGACCTCGACGCGGTGTCCTTCGTCGACGCCGGCGGCCTGAGCCTGCTGGTGCGGCTCAGGAACAGCGTCATGCCGCACGGCGGTGCGGTCTCGGTGGTCGCGGCCAGCGGACGGTTCCGCAAGGTCGCCCGCATCGCGGGCCTCGGTCACGCGTTCGACCTGCACCTGCTCCCGGACGACTCCGCCGCGCCCCGCCTCGAGAGCGTCGGGTAG
- a CDS encoding LapA family protein — MVDPNAAPEPDVEPDQPRPQDPLRRSRTSGAFGALVLLGLLLVLLIVFIAQNTQRVEVSFLAWDGTTPLAVALLIALVGGILLTAVAGLLRIWQLRRRVRRS; from the coding sequence ATGGTCGATCCGAACGCAGCACCTGAACCCGACGTCGAGCCCGACCAGCCGCGTCCCCAGGACCCGCTGCGCCGGTCCCGCACGAGCGGCGCGTTCGGCGCACTCGTCCTGCTCGGCCTGCTGCTGGTGCTCCTCATCGTCTTCATCGCCCAGAACACCCAGAGGGTCGAGGTGTCGTTCCTCGCATGGGACGGCACCACCCCGCTCGCCGTCGCTCTCCTGATCGCACTCGTCGGCGGCATCCTCCTGACCGCCGTCGCCGGGCTGCTCCGGATCTGGCAGCTGCGCCGGCGGGTACGCCGCTCCTAG
- a CDS encoding nuclear transport factor 2 family protein: MSTYSREELEQAFQDYQDEVDRIAGSGDWSRFADLFTEDATYVEHAYGSFSGREEIRTWITSTMTAFPGSEMPHFPITWYLVDEERGRIVCDVYNELHDPGDGQPHGASNITILTYAGNGLWSCEEDIYNPTTFLRAVKKWCRVAAQHDRMTPEAEAWMGMFGG, encoded by the coding sequence ATGAGTACGTACTCCCGCGAGGAGCTCGAGCAGGCCTTCCAGGACTACCAGGACGAGGTCGACCGGATCGCCGGCTCCGGGGACTGGTCCCGGTTCGCCGACCTCTTCACCGAGGACGCGACGTACGTCGAGCACGCCTACGGCAGCTTCAGCGGCCGCGAGGAGATCCGGACCTGGATCACCAGCACCATGACGGCCTTCCCCGGCAGCGAGATGCCGCACTTCCCGATCACGTGGTACCTCGTGGACGAGGAGCGCGGCCGCATCGTCTGCGACGTCTACAACGAGCTGCACGACCCCGGCGACGGCCAGCCGCACGGCGCCAGCAACATCACGATCCTCACGTACGCCGGCAACGGCCTCTGGTCGTGCGAGGAGGACATCTACAACCCGACGACCTTCCTGCGCGCGGTGAAGAAGTGGTGCCGGGTCGCCGCGCAGCACGACCGGATGACGCCCGAGGCCGAGGCCTGGATGGGGATGTTCGGAGGCTAG
- a CDS encoding MFS transporter, translating to MTDTVKTASDAEPLVVQERSSALLTVIFLCFSGMSVALMQTLVIPIQSELPQILNTSAANASWVVTITLLGAAVAMPIAGRLGDLFGKQRVLVGSSVLLLMGSLLCALSDSLVPVVAGRGLQGLAMGFIPVGISLMREVVPPAMATTAVAAMSATLGVGGAIGLPLSAWIVQTGDWHALFWVATGLAVLVGLGSVFVVPHVHDGHEGTFDFGGAVGLAIGLVSLLVGITKGNTWGWTSGRTLGSMALGLVVLLAWGWFELRQSQPLCDLRVTARRPVLLTNIAAVAVGFGMMAQAIVFPQLLQLPEEIGGLDQTLLAAGLWMAPGGLMMLAFAPVASYLMRTFGAKYALALGAAVLGCGYLLSFFLMSAPWQVLVASLICSAGVGIGYAAMPTLIMDAVPMNEAGSAVGINALMRSVGTTVAAAVMAAILTSSSTGIPTEGAFKACFLVATIAAVAGGLLALTIPKVNRATL from the coding sequence GTGACCGACACCGTGAAGACCGCCAGCGACGCGGAGCCCCTCGTCGTGCAGGAGCGCTCGTCGGCGTTGCTCACCGTCATCTTCCTGTGCTTCAGCGGCATGAGCGTCGCGCTGATGCAGACCCTGGTCATCCCGATCCAGTCCGAGCTGCCCCAGATCCTGAACACCTCGGCCGCCAACGCGTCGTGGGTCGTCACGATCACGCTCCTCGGTGCCGCGGTTGCGATGCCGATCGCCGGCCGCCTCGGCGACCTCTTCGGCAAGCAGCGGGTGCTGGTCGGCAGCTCGGTGCTGCTGCTCATGGGCTCGCTGCTCTGCGCGCTCTCCGACTCGCTCGTCCCCGTGGTCGCGGGCCGCGGCCTGCAGGGCCTGGCGATGGGCTTCATCCCGGTCGGCATCAGCCTGATGCGCGAGGTCGTCCCGCCCGCGATGGCCACCACCGCGGTCGCCGCGATGAGCGCGACCCTCGGTGTCGGCGGTGCGATCGGCCTGCCGCTGTCGGCCTGGATCGTGCAGACCGGCGACTGGCACGCGCTCTTCTGGGTCGCCACGGGACTCGCCGTCCTGGTCGGCCTCGGCTCGGTCTTCGTCGTGCCGCACGTCCACGACGGCCACGAGGGCACCTTCGACTTCGGTGGCGCCGTCGGTCTGGCGATCGGTCTCGTCTCCCTGCTCGTCGGCATCACCAAGGGCAACACGTGGGGCTGGACCTCGGGCCGCACGCTCGGGAGCATGGCGCTCGGCCTGGTCGTCCTGCTCGCGTGGGGCTGGTTCGAGCTGCGCCAGAGCCAGCCGCTCTGCGACCTCCGCGTGACCGCCCGTCGGCCGGTGCTGCTCACCAACATCGCCGCCGTCGCGGTCGGCTTCGGGATGATGGCCCAGGCGATCGTCTTCCCGCAGCTGCTGCAGCTGCCGGAGGAGATCGGCGGCCTCGACCAGACGCTGCTCGCCGCTGGACTCTGGATGGCGCCCGGTGGCCTGATGATGCTGGCCTTCGCGCCCGTCGCCAGCTACCTGATGCGCACCTTCGGCGCCAAGTACGCCCTCGCGCTCGGCGCCGCCGTCCTCGGCTGCGGCTACCTGCTCTCCTTCTTCCTGATGAGCGCGCCCTGGCAGGTCCTCGTCGCGTCGCTGATCTGCTCCGCCGGCGTGGGCATCGGGTACGCCGCGATGCCGACGCTGATCATGGACGCCGTCCCGATGAACGAGGCCGGCTCGGCCGTCGGCATCAACGCGCTGATGCGCTCCGTGGGTACGACGGTCGCGGCGGCCGTGATGGCGGCGATCCTCACCAGCTCGTCGACCGGGATCCCGACCGAGGGCGCGTTCAAGGCCTGCTTCCTCGTGGCCACGATCGCCGCGGTGGCCGGCGGGCTGCTCGCGCTGACCATCCCGAAGGTGAACCGGGCCACCCTCTGA
- a CDS encoding SigE family RNA polymerase sigma factor, with protein sequence MIPSRDRRAFDEFVATSADRLVRTAYLLCGDRGHAEDLVQTALLRTARRWRTARRQPEAYARRVVVNLSKDRWRDLARRPAEAPLEGAEATASIGVVDGLLDRDELLRATAQLPSGQRAVLVLRYFDDLSVEETAATLGCSTGTVKSQTSRALDRLRVALTPQKENADVDR encoded by the coding sequence ATGATCCCGAGCCGGGACCGACGCGCGTTCGACGAGTTCGTCGCGACCTCGGCCGACCGGCTCGTCCGTACGGCGTACCTGCTGTGCGGCGACCGGGGCCACGCCGAGGACCTCGTGCAGACCGCCCTCCTGCGCACCGCGCGCCGGTGGCGGACCGCACGGCGACAACCCGAGGCGTACGCGCGCCGGGTCGTCGTCAACCTCAGCAAGGACCGGTGGCGCGACCTCGCCCGCCGGCCCGCGGAGGCGCCCCTGGAGGGCGCCGAGGCGACGGCCTCCATCGGCGTCGTGGACGGCCTGCTGGACCGGGACGAGCTGCTGCGGGCCACCGCTCAGCTGCCGTCCGGGCAGCGGGCGGTCCTCGTGCTGCGCTACTTCGACGACCTGTCGGTCGAGGAGACCGCGGCGACGCTCGGGTGCTCGACCGGCACCGTCAAGTCACAGACCTCGCGCGCCCTGGACCGTCTCCGGGTCGCGCTCACCCCGCAGAAGGAGAACGCCGATGTTGACCGATGA
- a CDS encoding class I adenylate-forming enzyme family protein, producing MSNLADAVFEHATDDPARVAVRAGDETMTYGELRGLVASYAGRVVDAGIRPGDRVVLIAPTVPEFVAAYYGLHAAGAVLITMNVMATAPEIGYVLEDADASLVVAWHESTAAATGAAAERGVPLWTLGDLADWPQGRPLPEPVDRAGDETAIIIYTSGTTGRPKGAELGVSGIFALVEAARQRLAFDPANDRVGTALPLFHVYGQLIVLHIAISLGAPVSLLHPFDAGRLLAMIRDHRLTIVSGVPAMWNAMLHDPGDWSPDDFTQLRMASSGGASLPAEAIRAFQERFGVRIREGYGLSETSGWATSTPHDQEPKVGAVGRAVPGMRLEVRDPDGRPVPTGEVGEVWVSGPIVMKGYWRNPEASAEAIQDGWLRTGDLGTLDEDGDLRIVDRLKELIIRGGYNVYPREVEEVLYQHPDIVEAAVVGVADPTYGEEVAAAIVLRDGATLPTDELRTWAKERLSAYKVPHLVQVLPALPKGPSGKILKRAIDRADFRTPSE from the coding sequence ATGAGCAACCTGGCCGACGCCGTCTTCGAGCACGCGACCGACGACCCGGCGCGGGTCGCCGTCCGCGCCGGCGACGAGACCATGACGTACGGCGAGCTGCGGGGCCTGGTCGCGTCGTACGCCGGCCGCGTCGTCGACGCCGGCATCCGGCCGGGCGACCGGGTGGTGCTGATCGCGCCGACGGTGCCCGAGTTCGTCGCCGCCTACTACGGGCTGCACGCGGCGGGAGCCGTGCTGATCACGATGAACGTGATGGCCACCGCGCCGGAGATCGGCTACGTGCTCGAGGACGCCGACGCCTCGCTGGTGGTGGCGTGGCACGAGTCGACTGCTGCGGCGACCGGGGCGGCAGCCGAGCGCGGCGTACCTCTGTGGACACTGGGCGATCTCGCGGACTGGCCGCAGGGGCGGCCGCTGCCGGAGCCCGTCGACCGCGCCGGCGACGAGACCGCGATCATCATCTACACGTCGGGCACGACCGGGCGCCCCAAGGGTGCCGAGCTCGGCGTCAGCGGGATCTTCGCGCTGGTCGAGGCGGCCCGTCAGCGGCTCGCCTTCGACCCGGCGAACGACCGCGTGGGGACGGCGCTGCCGCTCTTCCACGTGTACGGACAGCTGATCGTCCTGCACATCGCGATCTCCCTCGGCGCCCCGGTCTCGCTGCTGCACCCGTTCGACGCGGGCCGGCTGCTCGCGATGATCCGCGACCACCGCCTGACCATCGTCTCGGGCGTGCCGGCCATGTGGAACGCCATGCTCCACGACCCCGGCGACTGGAGCCCTGACGACTTCACGCAGCTCCGGATGGCCTCGTCGGGCGGGGCGTCCCTGCCGGCGGAGGCGATCCGGGCCTTCCAGGAGCGCTTCGGCGTCCGGATCCGCGAGGGCTACGGCCTCAGCGAGACGTCCGGGTGGGCGACCTCCACGCCCCACGACCAGGAGCCGAAGGTCGGCGCCGTCGGCCGCGCCGTACCCGGCATGCGGCTGGAGGTGCGCGACCCCGACGGCCGCCCTGTGCCGACGGGCGAGGTCGGCGAGGTGTGGGTCAGCGGGCCGATCGTGATGAAGGGCTACTGGCGCAACCCGGAGGCCTCCGCCGAGGCGATCCAGGACGGGTGGCTGCGCACCGGCGACCTCGGCACCCTCGACGAGGACGGCGACCTGCGGATCGTCGACCGGCTCAAGGAGCTGATCATCCGTGGCGGCTACAACGTCTACCCGCGCGAGGTCGAGGAGGTCCTCTACCAGCACCCCGACATCGTCGAGGCCGCCGTCGTCGGCGTCGCGGACCCGACGTACGGCGAGGAGGTGGCCGCCGCGATCGTGCTCCGCGACGGCGCCACCCTCCCGACCGACGAGCTCCGCACCTGGGCCAAGGAGCGGCTCAGCGCCTACAAGGTGCCCCATCTCGTGCAGGTGCTTCCCGCGCTGCCCAAGGGCCCGTCCGGCAAGATCCTGAAACGCGCCATCGACCGCGCCGACTTCCGCACGCCGTCGGAGTAG
- a CDS encoding MarR family winged helix-turn-helix transcriptional regulator codes for MAGKAGSTRSEQSLLTDLADELMRVGRRRHTNVEGTELDMSAFKVLWILSDDEPRTLRELADELDLELSTINRQVNAAVRAGLLERFSVPDSPSKPVRPTAEGRRLYEHDSAIHADLYRSVLAEMGADGARDLTRGLRAFNDAYERRAPRRTRD; via the coding sequence ATGGCCGGGAAGGCTGGATCGACACGGTCCGAGCAGTCGCTCCTGACCGACCTCGCCGACGAGCTGATGCGGGTGGGCCGCCGTCGGCACACCAACGTCGAGGGCACCGAGCTCGACATGTCGGCGTTCAAGGTGCTGTGGATCCTCTCCGACGACGAGCCCCGCACGCTGCGCGAGCTCGCCGACGAGCTCGACCTGGAGCTGTCGACCATCAACCGACAGGTGAACGCCGCCGTACGCGCCGGGCTGCTGGAGCGCTTCTCCGTGCCCGACAGCCCCAGCAAGCCGGTGCGGCCGACGGCCGAGGGCCGGCGGCTCTACGAGCACGACTCGGCGATCCATGCCGACCTCTACCGGTCCGTGCTGGCCGAGATGGGCGCCGACGGTGCGCGCGACCTGACCCGCGGGCTCCGGGCGTTCAACGACGCCTACGAGCGTCGGGCCCCGCGGCGGACTCGGGACTGA
- a CDS encoding alpha/beta hydrolase, with product MSTARLVTTYAPARPDAVVLVLHGGASRPGSPAVSPAQLSVLRMVPVARRIARAGRGRVAVLRLLNTHRGWDASHTPVDDVAWALAQVRERYGDVPVGLVGHSLGGRAALLAGALPGVRTVVALNPWVYPTDRADLTGRDVLVVHGTDDRVASPERARVVASAIPSATFLPVEGGKHAMLRHGSRFERAATDFVLSSLLGCVRD from the coding sequence ATGTCCACCGCCCGTCTGGTCACGACGTACGCCCCGGCTCGTCCGGATGCGGTCGTGCTCGTGCTGCACGGCGGCGCGTCACGACCAGGCAGTCCCGCCGTCAGCCCGGCCCAGCTGTCCGTGCTGCGGATGGTCCCGGTCGCGCGTCGGATCGCGCGGGCCGGTCGCGGGCGGGTCGCCGTGCTGCGCCTGCTCAACACCCACCGTGGCTGGGACGCCTCGCACACTCCCGTCGACGACGTCGCCTGGGCGCTCGCCCAGGTGCGGGAGCGGTACGGCGACGTCCCCGTCGGACTGGTCGGTCACTCGCTCGGCGGCCGGGCGGCGCTGCTGGCCGGCGCGCTGCCGGGTGTCCGCACCGTCGTCGCGCTCAACCCGTGGGTCTACCCGACCGACCGCGCCGACCTCACCGGACGAGACGTGCTGGTCGTGCACGGCACCGACGACCGGGTCGCCTCTCCCGAGCGCGCGCGGGTCGTCGCGTCCGCGATCCCCTCTGCCACCTTCCTCCCGGTCGAGGGAGGCAAGCACGCCATGCTCCGGCACGGCTCTCGCTTCGAGCGTGCCGCTACTGACTTCGTGCTGTCGTCGTTGCTGGGGTGCGTGCGGGACTGA
- a CDS encoding PTS sugar transporter subunit IIA, which translates to MNDTSSPVSAPDIASLDQDLGADGATVIRSLAALLHDAGRISDVDVFVDAALAREALGSTVLPGGLAMPHARSHTVTTPSVAVARLPEPVTFSSGSEPVRLVLLIAAPGDDSVGYLALLQKIATACVKYAFVSDLLDARTPEALADHVAAAVAGR; encoded by the coding sequence ATGAACGACACTTCCTCGCCGGTCAGCGCACCGGACATCGCCAGCCTCGACCAGGATCTCGGCGCCGACGGCGCCACGGTCATCCGCTCCCTCGCCGCCCTGCTCCACGACGCCGGCCGCATCAGTGACGTCGACGTCTTCGTCGACGCGGCCCTCGCGCGCGAGGCGCTCGGCTCGACGGTGCTGCCCGGCGGCCTCGCGATGCCGCACGCGCGCAGCCACACCGTGACCACCCCGTCGGTCGCTGTCGCCCGCCTGCCCGAGCCGGTCACCTTCTCGTCCGGGTCCGAGCCGGTCCGCCTGGTGCTGCTCATCGCCGCACCCGGCGACGACTCCGTCGGCTACCTCGCGCTGCTGCAGAAGATCGCGACCGCGTGCGTGAAGTACGCCTTCGTCTCCGACCTGCTCGACGCGCGTACGCCGGAGGCCCTCGCCGACCACGTCGCCGCGGCCGTCGCCGGTCGCTGA
- a CDS encoding glucose 1-dehydrogenase yields MILDDFRLTDQVAVVTGAGAGIGRAIAVAFAEAGADVVVAARTLGDLEETVRQIEATGRSGLAVVTDVMIEDDLERLVTSAVAHFGKLSILVNNAGGSGPRPAMQTSARYLTTALHFNAVAPFLLSKLAAQAMVDTQGGGSIVNISSRSGDLVMTSMLAYGAGKAALNMITRDLAADLAPTVRVNAIGVGGVATQAMDFVMSDDALRATYEQGTPMGRIGQPRDIAAAALYLASPASSWVTGVVLRVDGGTTAPSFDIPVPPLAPSGD; encoded by the coding sequence GTGATCCTCGACGACTTCCGCCTCACCGACCAGGTCGCCGTCGTGACGGGCGCGGGCGCCGGCATCGGCCGGGCCATCGCCGTCGCGTTCGCGGAGGCGGGTGCCGACGTGGTGGTCGCGGCGCGCACCCTCGGCGACCTGGAGGAGACCGTGCGGCAGATCGAGGCGACCGGCCGCTCCGGGCTCGCCGTGGTCACCGACGTCATGATCGAGGACGACCTGGAGCGCCTGGTGACGAGCGCCGTCGCGCACTTCGGCAAGCTCTCGATCCTGGTCAACAACGCCGGCGGCAGCGGGCCCCGCCCGGCGATGCAGACCTCGGCGCGCTACCTGACCACGGCGCTGCACTTCAACGCGGTCGCGCCCTTCCTGCTCAGCAAGCTCGCCGCCCAGGCGATGGTCGACACCCAGGGAGGGGGCTCGATCGTCAACATCTCGTCGCGCTCCGGCGACCTCGTGATGACGTCGATGCTCGCGTACGGCGCGGGCAAGGCGGCCCTCAACATGATCACCCGCGACCTCGCTGCCGACCTCGCGCCGACGGTGCGGGTCAACGCGATCGGCGTCGGCGGCGTGGCGACCCAGGCGATGGACTTCGTGATGTCGGACGACGCCCTGCGCGCGACGTACGAGCAGGGCACGCCGATGGGCCGGATCGGGCAGCCGCGCGACATCGCCGCCGCGGCGCTCTACCTCGCCTCGCCCGCGTCGTCGTGGGTCACCGGTGTGGTGCTCCGGGTCGACGGGGGCACGACGGCGCCGTCGTTCGACATCCCGGTGCCGCCCCTCGCCCCGTCCGGCGACTAG
- a CDS encoding HNH endonuclease signature motif containing protein — protein sequence MTAMTTPHHQVASATARMRGIVDALVDASVWSMSSGEAASTLVELTKLEAQVVELRARVARHADELQVGTETGATSTATWLAHQTRLTRSEAHRTVSLGYDLDTHDVVRDALAAGDLRPEQAQVIVRAVKELPDDLDTDLVIRAERHLVEAAAEHDAKTLRILGRRLLEVVAPDLADQHEADLLEKEEAKAAQAMRLTMTDDGHGKTHARFTLPTVQAAMLKKMLLAIAAPKHQAATHGAGVVRRPGPERMGRAFAELIERISAKDLPRVGGTDATIVIHIDVDVLTGKLQKAGVLDTGERISPSQVRRLACTARILPVVLNGKSEILDVGRAKRFFTKAQLTAMAIRDGGCVADGCDWPPWMCHGHHWQRWADDGDTDLDNGGLLCPRHHARAHDPTYETTHQPTGKVSLHRRC from the coding sequence ATGACAGCGATGACCACGCCCCACCACCAGGTGGCCTCGGCGACCGCGCGGATGCGCGGGATCGTCGACGCCCTGGTGGACGCGTCGGTGTGGTCCATGTCCTCTGGCGAAGCGGCGTCGACGCTGGTGGAGCTGACGAAGCTCGAGGCCCAGGTCGTCGAGCTCCGCGCCCGGGTCGCCCGGCACGCCGACGAGCTGCAGGTCGGCACCGAGACCGGCGCGACCTCCACCGCGACCTGGCTCGCTCATCAGACCCGGCTCACCCGGTCGGAGGCCCACCGGACCGTGAGCCTCGGCTACGACCTGGACACCCACGACGTGGTCCGAGACGCCCTCGCTGCAGGTGACCTCCGCCCGGAGCAGGCGCAGGTCATCGTCCGGGCGGTCAAGGAGCTGCCCGACGATCTGGACACCGACCTGGTGATCCGGGCGGAGCGTCATCTCGTCGAGGCGGCTGCCGAGCATGACGCGAAGACCTTGCGGATCCTCGGCCGTCGCCTGTTGGAAGTGGTGGCGCCGGACCTGGCGGACCAACACGAGGCCGACCTCCTCGAGAAGGAGGAGGCCAAGGCCGCGCAGGCGATGCGGCTCACGATGACCGACGACGGCCACGGCAAGACCCACGCCCGGTTCACCCTCCCGACGGTCCAGGCCGCGATGCTCAAGAAGATGCTGCTGGCGATTGCGGCACCGAAGCATCAGGCCGCGACCCACGGCGCCGGCGTCGTACGACGCCCGGGTCCTGAGCGGATGGGCCGCGCGTTCGCCGAGCTCATCGAACGGATCTCCGCGAAGGATCTCCCGAGGGTCGGCGGCACCGACGCCACGATCGTGATCCACATCGACGTCGACGTGTTGACCGGCAAGCTGCAGAAGGCCGGGGTGCTCGACACCGGCGAGCGCATCAGCCCCAGCCAGGTCCGCCGGCTCGCGTGCACGGCCCGGATCCTCCCCGTCGTCCTCAACGGCAAGTCGGAGATCCTCGACGTCGGCCGCGCCAAGCGGTTCTTCACCAAAGCCCAGCTCACCGCCATGGCCATCCGTGACGGCGGCTGCGTCGCCGACGGGTGCGACTGGCCACCCTGGATGTGCCACGGGCACCACTGGCAGAGATGGGCCGACGACGGCGACACCGACCTCGACAACGGCGGCTTGCTCTGCCCCCGACACCATGCAAGAGCCCACGACCCGACCTACGAGACCACCCATCAACCCACCGGCAAAGTCAGCTTGCACCGCAGGTGCTAG
- a CDS encoding MFS transporter — MRRAVGPLLAVTVAMVLADSAVVTLALPDILRHLDTTVAQVAWVLISFNLVLGLVAVPAALLFHRGQPRILTAAGIAVFAAASAWCAVAPTIEVLIAARCVQALGGALALVGCLELLVGLYGERRAIATWVTAGVIGTAAGPVVGGLLTQAISWQSIFVVQVPVAVLAVPAALTVRAVLVPASDRHRPAIRPNLTLALLSAALTAALFLLVLLLVDGWQHSPAAAALTVSVVPVAAVAARPLARLLPGPREVEVATGCFLVAGGLVGLALLPSAALGWTVAPQALVGLGLGLTVDRLTAQALHLRFPRVEHAGWTISARHLGVVVGLAILTPVFTGDLQDAQVPAQEAITSLVLDAPLPADDKVALAQALGGELADQQGQVPDLHHAFVAADFAPGSRAAAAQLERDLDVQLESAATRAFRDSFLVGAGLALLALLAVVVPGGRRRS, encoded by the coding sequence GTGCGTCGCGCCGTAGGCCCTCTCCTCGCGGTGACCGTGGCGATGGTCCTCGCGGACTCCGCGGTCGTGACGCTCGCCCTGCCCGACATCCTCCGGCACCTCGACACGACCGTCGCGCAGGTCGCCTGGGTGCTGATCTCGTTCAACCTGGTGCTCGGGCTCGTCGCCGTCCCGGCGGCCCTGCTCTTCCACCGCGGGCAGCCGCGCATCCTCACCGCCGCCGGCATCGCGGTCTTCGCCGCCGCCTCCGCGTGGTGTGCGGTGGCGCCGACGATCGAGGTGCTGATCGCCGCCCGGTGCGTGCAGGCGCTCGGCGGGGCCCTGGCGCTGGTCGGGTGCCTCGAGCTCCTGGTCGGGCTGTACGGCGAGCGCCGGGCGATCGCCACCTGGGTCACGGCCGGCGTCATCGGCACCGCCGCCGGGCCGGTCGTCGGCGGGCTGCTCACCCAGGCGATCTCGTGGCAGTCGATCTTCGTCGTGCAGGTCCCGGTCGCGGTGCTGGCGGTTCCGGCCGCCCTCACCGTCCGCGCCGTCCTCGTGCCCGCCTCGGACCGGCACCGACCGGCGATCCGTCCCAACCTGACCCTCGCCCTGCTGTCAGCGGCGCTGACGGCGGCGCTGTTCCTGCTGGTGCTGCTCCTCGTCGACGGCTGGCAGCACTCGCCGGCGGCCGCGGCGCTGACCGTCTCCGTCGTCCCCGTCGCTGCGGTCGCCGCCCGCCCGCTGGCCCGGCTGCTGCCGGGTCCGCGGGAGGTCGAGGTCGCGACGGGATGCTTCCTCGTCGCCGGTGGGCTGGTCGGCCTGGCGCTGCTGCCCTCCGCGGCGCTCGGCTGGACGGTCGCGCCCCAGGCCCTGGTCGGCCTCGGCCTCGGCCTGACCGTCGACCGGCTCACCGCGCAGGCGTTGCACCTGCGCTTCCCCCGGGTCGAGCACGCCGGCTGGACGATCAGCGCCCGCCACCTCGGCGTGGTCGTCGGGCTGGCGATCCTGACGCCGGTCTTCACCGGAGACCTCCAGGACGCCCAGGTCCCGGCGCAGGAGGCGATCACGTCGCTCGTGCTCGACGCCCCGTTGCCCGCAGACGACAAGGTCGCCCTGGCCCAGGCGCTCGGCGGGGAGCTCGCGGACCAGCAGGGCCAGGTGCCCGACCTGCACCACGCCTTCGTCGCCGCGGACTTCGCCCCCGGGTCCCGGGCCGCGGCCGCGCAGCTCGAGCGCGACCTCGACGTACAGCTGGAGAGCGCAGCGACCCGCGCCTTCCGCGACTCGTTCCTGGTCGGCGCCGGCCTCGCTCTGCTCGCCCTGCTGGCCGTGGTCGTCCCCGGCGGGCGGCGGCGGTCGTGA